In the Nymphalis io chromosome 2, ilAglIoxx1.1, whole genome shotgun sequence genome, one interval contains:
- the LOC126776374 gene encoding neuroligin-4, Y-linked-like isoform X2, which produces MFPVGQFHKAQNKNGAMLQYDKRKSDNGKSKIFANKLVYFNLYSFLLIFFLSLQKANSNTTNMNQHGDNVIKISDENNFNVNNVQNDSPNDDYDENDEEKYTNVNFEKNPYYNNEKKIPHHSDSYNHERNGYSDYSDYKRYYLNPSNPLPKSSVKFKISSRIVQTKYGKLQGIVLAMDEHRYLSPLEVFLGVPYATPPVGSNRFSPTRTPSPWDGVRVSDRPGPACPQKLPDHDDDRILLEKMPKGRLDYIKRLIPYLKNQSEDCLYLNIFAPLQMDETKLALPVLVYIHGDSYSMSSGNPYDGAILASYTDLIVVTLNFRLGVLGFLNANPTPHLKARVANYGLMDQIAALHWVQQNIALFGGDPTNITLMGHGSGAACINFLMISPTVMPGLFHRAILLSGSALSSWAIVDDPVYYSLKLAKHMNCTIPEDLARDHEIIVDCLRDATIEELLSIDISPPNFLTAFGPSVDGVVIKTDFAKDFLTLHSTSDFPSFGPLNNMNQNNFHIKRSDSGRRLFQNKYDLLFGVVTCESLWKFSAHDIQNGIEPEKRDRMLRTYVRNSYTYHLSEIFYTIVNEYTDWERTNPINTRDATISALSDAQYIAPLIQSGDLLSGGPKITPTDDDSPGRPTKTFFYVFDYQTRDGYYPQRMGAVHGEELPYIFGAPLADGFGHFPQNYTKFETALSESIMLFVANFAKTGNPNDNARQEAFLPASRERNKFRGINWEEYDSTHQKYLEIGIKPRMKNHYRAHQLSVWLRLVPELHRTGMEDVAARHNLFRNHNEQDLYEGIVRPDPLARNADNDQIRRNGSAYSDTALTTVDTILATCVTMMPSGRDLQSFNATDNTLANLEAAGYAAYSTALSVTIAIGCSLLILNVLIFAGVYYQRDKSRSRGKQQRFNEKHFETISGKHSHYHIDPNLAPSLVVDIERQNRKKIMADPSLGNLNFKGPLDGPKSPSPTLSIDNMMLPSKLGSRNSSFRLPNVSYPQVGGYATLPKKMNQFSNSPPLQDLRHKYPPNGSADSPGREESSRAHHATLRRGKSLHPSNLPQTAIDEMRV; this is translated from the exons ATGTTTCCAGTTGGACAGTTTCATAAAGCGCAGAATAAAAACGGGGCGATGCTTCAATATGACAAACGTAAAAGTGATAATGGAAAGAGTAAAATATTTGCTAACAAACTAgtctatttcaatttatattcgtttttattgatatttttcctATCTTTACAAAAAGCTAATTCGAATAcgacaaatatgaatcaacacGGCGataatgttatcaaaataagcgatgaaaataattttaacgtaaaCAACGTACAAAACGATTCACCAAACGATGATTACGATGAAAATGATGAAGAGAAATATACAAATGTCAATTTTGAAAAGAACCCCTATtataataacgaaaaaaaaattccaCATCACAGTGACTCTTATAATCATGAAAGAAACGGTTACAGTGACTATAGTGATTATAAAAGATACTATTTAAATCCATCTAATCCATTACCTAAGTCtagtgttaaatttaaaataagcagTAGGATAGTTCAGACAAAATATGGAAAATTACAGGGGATAGTACTGGCCATGGATGAACACAGATATTTAAGTCCACTCGAAGTGTTTTTAGGTGTGCCCTACGCTACGCCTCCCGTGGGATCTAACAG GTTTAGCCCAACAAGAACGCCTTCACCCTGGGATGGTGTGAGAGTCTCTGATCGTCCAGGTCCTGCCTGTCCTCAAAAACTCCCGGATCATGATGACGATCGGATTCTATTAGAAAAAATGCCCAAGGGCAGACTAGATTACATAAAAAGACTGATACCTTATCTTAAGAACCAAAGCGAAGATtgtctttatttaaacatttttgctCCCTTGCAAA tggATGAAACTAAATTGGCCCTGCCTGTACTTGTGTATATTCATGGAGACAGCTACTCAATGAGCTCGGGGAATCCTTATGACGGTGCGATACTCGCTAGCTATACGGACCTCATCGTTGTGACTTTAAATTTTAGGCTTGGTGTTTTAG GATTCCTAAACGCAAATCCGACTCCGCACTTGAAGGCTAGAGTGGCAAACTACGGCTTAATGGATCAAATAGCAGCATTGCATTGGGTACAACAAAACATTGCTTTATTTGGAGGTGACCCGACAAACATAACCTTAATGGGTCACGGATCTGGAGCCGCTTGTATCAATTTCTTAATGATTTCACCAACAGTTATGCCAG GTCTTTTTCACAGAGCGATACTTTTATCAGGCTCCGCTCTCAGTTCCTGGGCTATAGTTGATGATCCTGTATACTATTCTTTGAAATTAGCAAAACATATGAACTGTACAATACCTGAAGATCTTGCTAGAGACCACGAAATTATAGTGGACTGCTTAAGAGATGCAACAATAGAAGAATTATTATCGATTGACATATCGCCTCCTAATTTCCTGACTGCATTTGGACCATCTGTGGATGGTGTTGTGATAAAGACAGATTTCGCAAAGGACTTTTTGACTCTTCATTCGACTTCTGATTTTCCTAGTTTTGGacctttaaataatatgaatcagaacaattttcatataaagAGAAGTGATAGTGGAAGACGTTTGTTCCAAAACAAATACGACTTGCTATTTGGTGTTGTGACTTGTGAATCTCTTTGGAAGTTTTCCGCCCACGATATCCAGAATGGTATTGAACCAGAGAAAAGGGATCGAATGCTGAG AACCTATGTCAGAAACTCGTACACGTACCACTTGAGCGAAATATTTTACACGATTGTCAACGAATATACCGACTGGGAAAGAACG AATCCAATAAACACCAGAGACGCAACCATATCTGCTTTATCCGATGCTCAATATATAGCGCCTTTGATACAGAGCGGTGATCTGTTGAGTGGAGGACCAAAGATTACACCAACTGATGATGATTCGCCTGGGAGACCGACTAAAACATTCTTTTACGTTTTCGACTATCAAACGAGAGATGGATACTATCCACAG AGAATGGGTGCTGTACACGGCGAGGAACTCCCATATATCTTCGGAGCTCCATTAGCCGACGGTTTCGGACATTTCCCACAGAACTACACTAAGTTCGAGACAGCACTGTCTGAGTCTATAATGCTTTTCGTGGCCAACTTTGCGAAAACCGG AAATCCAAATGACAACGCTCGTCAAGAAGCCTTTCTGCCAGCGTCAAGGGAAAGAAATAAGTTTCGTGGCATAAATTGGGAAGAATATGACTCGACACACCAGAAGTACCTCGAAATAG GTATCAAACCTCGTATGAAAAATCATTATCGCGCTCATCAGCTGTCAGTTTGGCTTCGTCTCGTTCCCGAACTTCATAGAACGGGTATGGAAGATGTCGCGGCACGCCACAATTTATTCAGAAACCATAACGAGCAAGATCTGTATGAAGGCATCGTTAGACCTGATCCTTTGGCGCGGAATGCCGATAATGATCAGATAAGGCGCAATGGTTCGGCTTATTCCGATACAGCGCTAACCACGGTCGATACGATATTAGCTACGTGCGTGACTATGATGCCAAGCGGGAGAGATTTGCAGAGTTTCAACGCCACGGATAATACTTTAGCCAATTTAGAAGCCGCAGGCTATGCGGCGTATTCAACCGCTCTGAGCGTAACGATAGCTATAGGTTGTTCTTTGCTTATATTGAACGTTTTGATATTCGCCGGTGTTTATTATCAAAGAGATAAATCAAGATCCCGCGGGAAACAGCAAAGGTTCAATGAAAAACACTTCGAAACGATATCTGGAAAGCACTCCCATTATCATATCGACCCTAACCTCGCCCCTAGTTTGGTAGTGGACATCGAGCGGcaaaatagaaagaaaataaTGGCGGATCCAAGTTTAGGAAATCTAAACTTTAAGGGACCATTAGATGGTCCAAAATCGCCAAGCCCGACTCTCAGCATAGATAATATGATGTTGCCAAGTAAATTGGGCAGTCGTAATAGTAGTTTCAGATTGCCAAATGTTAGCTATCCCCAAGTGGGAGGATATGCAACATTGCCAAAAAAAATGAATCAATTTAGCAATTCGCCACCTTTGCAAGATTTAAGACATAAATATCCTCCAAATGGTTCTGCTGACTCGCCTGGGAGAGAAGAATCTTCTAGAGCCCACCACGCAACATTGAGAAGAGGCAAATCTCTTCATCCATCAAATCTTCCACAAACTGCTATCGATGAAATGAGAGTGTGA
- the LOC126776374 gene encoding neuroligin-4, Y-linked-like isoform X1: MFPVGQFHKAQNKNGAMLQYDKRKSDNGKSKIFANKLVYFNLYSFLLIFFLSLQKANSNTTNMNQHGDNVIKISDENNFNVNNVQNDSPNDDYDENDEEKYTNVNFEKNPYYNNEKKIPHHSDSYNHERNGYSDYSDYKRYYLNPSNPLPKSSVKFKISSRIVQTKYGKLQGIVLAMDEHRYLSPLEVFLGVPYATPPVGSNRFSPTRTPSPWDGVRVSDRPGPACPQKLPDHDDDRILLEKMPKGRLDYIKRLIPYLKNQSEDCLYLNIFAPLQMDETKLALPVLVYIHGDSYSMSSGNPYDGAILASYTDLIVVTLNFRLGVLGFLNANPTPHLKARVANYGLMDQIAALHWVQQNIALFGGDPTNITLMGHGSGAACINFLMISPTVMPGLFHRAILLSGSALSSWAIVDDPVYYSLKLAKHMNCTIPEDLARDHEIIVDCLRDATIEELLSIDISPPNFLTAFGPSVDGVVIKTDFAKDFLTLHSTSDFPSFGPLNNMNQNNFHIKRSDSGRRLFQNKYDLLFGVVTCESLWKFSAHDIQNGIEPEKRDRMLRTYVRNSYTYHLSEIFYTIVNEYTDWERTVENPINTRDATISALSDAQYIAPLIQSGDLLSGGPKITPTDDDSPGRPTKTFFYVFDYQTRDGYYPQRMGAVHGEELPYIFGAPLADGFGHFPQNYTKFETALSESIMLFVANFAKTGNPNDNARQEAFLPASRERNKFRGINWEEYDSTHQKYLEIGIKPRMKNHYRAHQLSVWLRLVPELHRTGMEDVAARHNLFRNHNEQDLYEGIVRPDPLARNADNDQIRRNGSAYSDTALTTVDTILATCVTMMPSGRDLQSFNATDNTLANLEAAGYAAYSTALSVTIAIGCSLLILNVLIFAGVYYQRDKSRSRGKQQRFNEKHFETISGKHSHYHIDPNLAPSLVVDIERQNRKKIMADPSLGNLNFKGPLDGPKSPSPTLSIDNMMLPSKLGSRNSSFRLPNVSYPQVGGYATLPKKMNQFSNSPPLQDLRHKYPPNGSADSPGREESSRAHHATLRRGKSLHPSNLPQTAIDEMRV; the protein is encoded by the exons ATGTTTCCAGTTGGACAGTTTCATAAAGCGCAGAATAAAAACGGGGCGATGCTTCAATATGACAAACGTAAAAGTGATAATGGAAAGAGTAAAATATTTGCTAACAAACTAgtctatttcaatttatattcgtttttattgatatttttcctATCTTTACAAAAAGCTAATTCGAATAcgacaaatatgaatcaacacGGCGataatgttatcaaaataagcgatgaaaataattttaacgtaaaCAACGTACAAAACGATTCACCAAACGATGATTACGATGAAAATGATGAAGAGAAATATACAAATGTCAATTTTGAAAAGAACCCCTATtataataacgaaaaaaaaattccaCATCACAGTGACTCTTATAATCATGAAAGAAACGGTTACAGTGACTATAGTGATTATAAAAGATACTATTTAAATCCATCTAATCCATTACCTAAGTCtagtgttaaatttaaaataagcagTAGGATAGTTCAGACAAAATATGGAAAATTACAGGGGATAGTACTGGCCATGGATGAACACAGATATTTAAGTCCACTCGAAGTGTTTTTAGGTGTGCCCTACGCTACGCCTCCCGTGGGATCTAACAG GTTTAGCCCAACAAGAACGCCTTCACCCTGGGATGGTGTGAGAGTCTCTGATCGTCCAGGTCCTGCCTGTCCTCAAAAACTCCCGGATCATGATGACGATCGGATTCTATTAGAAAAAATGCCCAAGGGCAGACTAGATTACATAAAAAGACTGATACCTTATCTTAAGAACCAAAGCGAAGATtgtctttatttaaacatttttgctCCCTTGCAAA tggATGAAACTAAATTGGCCCTGCCTGTACTTGTGTATATTCATGGAGACAGCTACTCAATGAGCTCGGGGAATCCTTATGACGGTGCGATACTCGCTAGCTATACGGACCTCATCGTTGTGACTTTAAATTTTAGGCTTGGTGTTTTAG GATTCCTAAACGCAAATCCGACTCCGCACTTGAAGGCTAGAGTGGCAAACTACGGCTTAATGGATCAAATAGCAGCATTGCATTGGGTACAACAAAACATTGCTTTATTTGGAGGTGACCCGACAAACATAACCTTAATGGGTCACGGATCTGGAGCCGCTTGTATCAATTTCTTAATGATTTCACCAACAGTTATGCCAG GTCTTTTTCACAGAGCGATACTTTTATCAGGCTCCGCTCTCAGTTCCTGGGCTATAGTTGATGATCCTGTATACTATTCTTTGAAATTAGCAAAACATATGAACTGTACAATACCTGAAGATCTTGCTAGAGACCACGAAATTATAGTGGACTGCTTAAGAGATGCAACAATAGAAGAATTATTATCGATTGACATATCGCCTCCTAATTTCCTGACTGCATTTGGACCATCTGTGGATGGTGTTGTGATAAAGACAGATTTCGCAAAGGACTTTTTGACTCTTCATTCGACTTCTGATTTTCCTAGTTTTGGacctttaaataatatgaatcagaacaattttcatataaagAGAAGTGATAGTGGAAGACGTTTGTTCCAAAACAAATACGACTTGCTATTTGGTGTTGTGACTTGTGAATCTCTTTGGAAGTTTTCCGCCCACGATATCCAGAATGGTATTGAACCAGAGAAAAGGGATCGAATGCTGAG AACCTATGTCAGAAACTCGTACACGTACCACTTGAGCGAAATATTTTACACGATTGTCAACGAATATACCGACTGGGAAAGAACGGTAGAG AATCCAATAAACACCAGAGACGCAACCATATCTGCTTTATCCGATGCTCAATATATAGCGCCTTTGATACAGAGCGGTGATCTGTTGAGTGGAGGACCAAAGATTACACCAACTGATGATGATTCGCCTGGGAGACCGACTAAAACATTCTTTTACGTTTTCGACTATCAAACGAGAGATGGATACTATCCACAG AGAATGGGTGCTGTACACGGCGAGGAACTCCCATATATCTTCGGAGCTCCATTAGCCGACGGTTTCGGACATTTCCCACAGAACTACACTAAGTTCGAGACAGCACTGTCTGAGTCTATAATGCTTTTCGTGGCCAACTTTGCGAAAACCGG AAATCCAAATGACAACGCTCGTCAAGAAGCCTTTCTGCCAGCGTCAAGGGAAAGAAATAAGTTTCGTGGCATAAATTGGGAAGAATATGACTCGACACACCAGAAGTACCTCGAAATAG GTATCAAACCTCGTATGAAAAATCATTATCGCGCTCATCAGCTGTCAGTTTGGCTTCGTCTCGTTCCCGAACTTCATAGAACGGGTATGGAAGATGTCGCGGCACGCCACAATTTATTCAGAAACCATAACGAGCAAGATCTGTATGAAGGCATCGTTAGACCTGATCCTTTGGCGCGGAATGCCGATAATGATCAGATAAGGCGCAATGGTTCGGCTTATTCCGATACAGCGCTAACCACGGTCGATACGATATTAGCTACGTGCGTGACTATGATGCCAAGCGGGAGAGATTTGCAGAGTTTCAACGCCACGGATAATACTTTAGCCAATTTAGAAGCCGCAGGCTATGCGGCGTATTCAACCGCTCTGAGCGTAACGATAGCTATAGGTTGTTCTTTGCTTATATTGAACGTTTTGATATTCGCCGGTGTTTATTATCAAAGAGATAAATCAAGATCCCGCGGGAAACAGCAAAGGTTCAATGAAAAACACTTCGAAACGATATCTGGAAAGCACTCCCATTATCATATCGACCCTAACCTCGCCCCTAGTTTGGTAGTGGACATCGAGCGGcaaaatagaaagaaaataaTGGCGGATCCAAGTTTAGGAAATCTAAACTTTAAGGGACCATTAGATGGTCCAAAATCGCCAAGCCCGACTCTCAGCATAGATAATATGATGTTGCCAAGTAAATTGGGCAGTCGTAATAGTAGTTTCAGATTGCCAAATGTTAGCTATCCCCAAGTGGGAGGATATGCAACATTGCCAAAAAAAATGAATCAATTTAGCAATTCGCCACCTTTGCAAGATTTAAGACATAAATATCCTCCAAATGGTTCTGCTGACTCGCCTGGGAGAGAAGAATCTTCTAGAGCCCACCACGCAACATTGAGAAGAGGCAAATCTCTTCATCCATCAAATCTTCCACAAACTGCTATCGATGAAATGAGAGTGTGA